A genomic region of Bradyrhizobium sp. ORS 278 contains the following coding sequences:
- a CDS encoding MFS transporter — translation MESEAARAAPAFDITPTMRKVMRRIIPFIFVCYVVSYLDRINVGFAGLQMNRDLGLTPSQFGWGAGLFFLGYFLCEIPSNLMMQRVGARLWIARIMITWGLLSTLTCLVTGPASFSVMRLLLGMAEAGFTPGVYLYFTCWFPGVWRGRATAAFLVGIPVANMIGSPISGALLTMDGFAGLAGWQWLLIIEGLPAVLLGIACLFVLSDRPSEAKWLDADERRALDAQLTAEQATLAARHGNTLRDAFANPKVFVLALVNFCGICGSLGVGLWLPQIVRGFGVSYVAVGFISAAPYALGAICMLLWARLANRARHRLWFVCGALATAGVALSVSASFAAPLPAMLALTVTVIGILSFQATYWAIPSGFLTGRAAAAGLALIVSIGNLGGFVGPYMIGYLRETTKSFSTPLYVLSAILLIGTVVMAVLGDPARDTVKTKEAA, via the coding sequence ATGGAGAGCGAGGCTGCGCGCGCGGCGCCCGCATTCGACATCACGCCGACGATGCGCAAGGTGATGCGACGCATCATCCCGTTCATCTTCGTCTGCTACGTCGTCAGCTATCTCGACCGCATCAATGTCGGCTTCGCCGGCCTCCAGATGAACCGCGATCTCGGCCTCACGCCCTCGCAGTTCGGCTGGGGCGCCGGGCTGTTCTTCCTCGGCTATTTTCTCTGCGAGATCCCCAGCAACCTGATGATGCAGCGCGTCGGCGCGCGACTGTGGATCGCGCGCATCATGATCACCTGGGGCCTGTTGTCGACGCTCACCTGCCTCGTGACCGGGCCGGCAAGCTTCTCGGTGATGCGCCTGCTGCTCGGCATGGCGGAAGCCGGCTTCACGCCGGGTGTGTATCTCTACTTCACCTGCTGGTTTCCCGGCGTCTGGCGCGGCCGCGCGACCGCCGCCTTCCTGGTCGGCATTCCCGTCGCCAACATGATCGGCTCGCCGATCTCGGGCGCGCTGCTCACGATGGACGGCTTTGCCGGCCTCGCCGGATGGCAATGGCTGCTGATCATCGAGGGGCTGCCGGCTGTCCTGCTCGGCATCGCCTGCTTGTTCGTGCTGTCGGATCGCCCTAGCGAGGCGAAATGGCTCGACGCGGACGAGCGACGTGCGCTCGATGCGCAATTGACGGCAGAGCAGGCGACCTTGGCCGCCCGCCACGGCAACACGCTGCGCGATGCGTTCGCCAATCCAAAGGTGTTCGTGCTGGCGCTGGTGAATTTCTGCGGCATCTGCGGCTCGCTTGGCGTCGGCCTATGGCTGCCGCAGATCGTGCGCGGCTTCGGTGTCAGCTATGTCGCGGTCGGCTTCATCTCTGCGGCGCCGTACGCGCTCGGCGCGATCTGCATGCTGCTGTGGGCACGCCTCGCCAACCGCGCCCGGCACCGCCTCTGGTTCGTCTGCGGCGCGCTGGCGACCGCAGGCGTGGCGCTGTCGGTCAGCGCGAGCTTCGCGGCGCCGCTGCCGGCCATGCTGGCGCTGACGGTGACCGTCATCGGCATCCTGTCGTTCCAGGCGACCTATTGGGCGATCCCGTCCGGCTTTCTGACCGGGCGTGCGGCTGCGGCCGGTCTCGCCCTGATCGTGTCGATCGGCAATCTCGGCGGCTTCGTCGGTCCCTACATGATCGGCTATCTCCGCGAGACGACGAAGAGCTTCTCGACGCCGCTCTATGTCCTGTCCGCGATCCTGCTCATCGGCACCGTCGTGATGGCCGTGCTCGGCGACCCCGCCCGCGACACGGTCAAAACGAAGGAGGCCGCATGA